A genomic segment from Nicotiana sylvestris chromosome 1, ASM39365v2, whole genome shotgun sequence encodes:
- the LOC138869561 gene encoding uncharacterized protein encodes MEFQLGQISQPLNTRPKGALPSDTIVNPQGGNNTGHAMLMITRSGRGGDVNTSKQKEIVSDEIQVQDDDVPLVDEQVREENVNEEVRIDVHDDEVETQDNVKPSREHSLSINVPLVEALEQVPGYAKFIKDLVTKKRSMNCESINLMPYSMFKTLGIEQPRATSMRLQMADRTMKRPLGIVDDVLVQVDMFILTTDFVILDCEVDYEVPIILGRPFLATRKSLVDVKAGKLTFRLNSTEVCSFVDLVTAVIVDDTNSMINMEDPLEAVLLNLDVNEDEGRVECVNALHGMGSYSYEPRKLSLDIENRKTPPTKPLIEEPPVLDLNPLPPHLRYEFLGPSSTSPVILSSCLTNMQVDATLAVIQKQKKAVGWTLADIQGISLAFCMHKIILEEDAKPSVEHQRRLNEAMQEVVKKEVIKWLDAGVMYPFQIVLGLRRCNVCRRRVV; translated from the exons ATGGAGTTTCAACTTGGCCAGATTTCACAAcctttgaatactcgccctaagggggctctacctagtgatacgatAGTAAACCCGCAGGGTGGGAACAACACCGGGCATGCAATGCTAATGATTACTAGAAGTGGtcgaggtggtgatgtgaataccTCTAAGCAAAAGGAAATTGTGAGTGATGAGATTCAAGTGCAAGATGATGATGTTCCTTtagttgatgagcaagtgagagaagagaatgtgaatgaggaagtgaggattgatgttCATGATGATGAGGTGGAGACCCAAGATAACGTGAaaccgtctagggaacac agcttatcaatcaatgttcctttggtggaagctcttgagcaaGTGCCGGGTTATGCCAAGTTCATAAAAGACTTGGTGACTAAAAAGAGATCCATGAACT GTGAAagcatcaatttgatgccttattccatgttcaaaactttgggtattgagCAACCGAGGGCTACTTCAATGAGGCTACAAATGGccgatagaactatgaagaggccTCTTGGTATTGTAGATGATGTTCTTGTTCAGGTGGACATGTTCATTTTGACCACAGATTTTGTAATCTTGGACTGTGAGGTTGATTATGAGGTtccgatcatattgggaagacctttccttgcaactagGAAGTCCTTAGTTGATGTGAAAGCAGGgaaactcaccttccgg CTCAACAgtactgaagtgtgctctttcgtggatcttgtcacggcagtgatagttgatgatactaattcaatgatcaatatggaggaccctctagaagcggtattgttgaatcttgatgtaaatgaggatgaaggccggGTAGAGTGTgtaaatgctttacatggaatgggctcttactcttatgagcctcggaAGCTTTCTTTGGAtattgagaataggaagactccaccaacaaagcccttaATTGAGGAACCTCCCGTGTTGGATTTGAacccgttgcctccacacctcaggtatgaattcttaggccctagttcaacttcaccagttattctttcctcttgtcttactaacatgcaggtagatgccacattggcggtgatCCAAAAACAGAAGAAGGCagttggatggactttagctgatatccAGGGGATAAGcctcgccttttgcatgcacaagattattcttgaggaagatgccaagccctccgtggaacatcagaggaggttgaatgaggctatgcaagaagttgtgaaaaaggaggtgatcaagtggttggatgcaggGGTTATGTACCCATTTCAAATAGTTCTTGGACTTcgtcggtgcaatgtgtgccgaagaagggtggtatga